The sequence TAAGCGAACTGCTGTGTTGTCTTGTGAAAAAAAGGCCACCACTCACTCGTCAGAAGTTGCAAATGGGTGCAAGCCATCTGAAAATGGTAGGTCATGCTGTGTTCCAGATCTTGGAGTCAACAATAACTGTCTGGAACTTGGTTCTCTTCCAGCAGCGAAAGCTATGAGATCTTCTTCGCTAAATTCTGCTGCGCCCGCTCTTAATTCCAGCCTCTTTATTTGGGAAATGGATAGCAACAGCTTTGGTACTGGACATTCCGAGCGGCCAGTTGCTACAATATTCAAGTTTCATAAGGCCATTAGCAAAGATCTGGAGTTTCTTGATGTTGAATCTGGAAAGCTCATTGATTGCGATGAAACATTTATTCGTCAATTCATTGGTCGGTTTCACCTACTCTGGGGTTTCTATAAGGCACACAGTAATGCTGAAGATGATATCCTATTTCCAGCACTGGAATCAAAGGAGACACTTCATAATGTCAGTCACTCTTACACGCTCGACCATAAACAGGAGGAGAAGTTGTTTGGAGATATTTATAGTGTCCTTACTGAACTTTCAATTCTTCATGAGAAGTTACAGAGTGATTCTATGATGGCGGACATAGCTCAAACTGACACTGTCCAGACTGATATTAATAACGGTGACTTCAAGAAGAAGTACAATGAGCTGGCTACAAAGCTACAAGGGATGtgtaaatccattaaaatcacaTTGGATCAGCACATTTTCTTGGAGGAACTGGAGCTATGGCCTCTATTTGACAAACACTTCTCCATTCAAGAGCAAGACAAAATTGTGGGTCGTATAATCGGAACGACGGGTGCTGAAGTTCTTCAGTCTATGTTACCATGGGTGACGTCTGCCCTTTCTGAAGATGAGCAAAACAGAATGATGGATACCTGGAAGCAGGCAACCAAGAACACAATGTTCGATGAATGGCTCAATGAGTGCTGGAAAGGATCACCCGACTCATCCTCAACAGAAACATCCAAACCTAGCCCACAGAAAGGTAAAATCAGTCGCTTAACTTTATTTCACCAACTTAATATCTAGAAATTTTAATGAACTTTAGTGTTTCTGCTTTTGACTACATAATTCATACTTAATCTGACTGCTATAGTTTCTCTGTGCCaagtttgttttgcttatgtCAAGTTTGTTTTCCATATAGATAATGATCATCAAGAAATCTTGGACCAAACTGGTGAACTCTTTAAGCCGGGGTGGAAAGATATTTTCCGCATGAATCAGAACGAACTAGAGGCTGAAATCAGGAAAGTTTATCAGGATTCAACACTTGATCCGAGGAGAAAAGATTATCTTGTCCAAAACTGGAGGACCAGGTCAGATTTCTTTCTCTATTTCCATGCGTGGATCCTTCATTCCTTTTTCATGCATACCTGAATCAAAATTAGAACCCCCAATCGTAATACATTTCCCTgtattatttgaaatgtttttcCGCAATGTGGAAGAGTATAAGGGGTGCGTCTTTCCCAGTTTCCTAATCCGAAATGATCTTCTCAGTTTGTTTACCCCTGtgtatgtatatgtgtgtgCTTCCTTGATTGAACAATCTTAGTGAACCTATAATCTCATTCACATGTCCCTCATACCTGGATACTGTTTGTTTTAGAGTAAcatttatttgaaattttctgtTGGTGCTTTTATCAGTCGATGGATTGCGGCTCAGCAAAAATTACCTAAGGAAACAGAGACTGCATTAAATGGGGATGTTGAACTTGGATGTTCCCCGTCCTTTCGAGATCCTGAGAAGCAGATATATGGATGCGAGCATTACAAGCGTAACTGCAAGCTTCGAGCTGCCTGTTGTGATCAGTTGTTTACTTGTAGGTTTTGCCATGACAAAGTAAGCGACCATTCCATGGATAGGTAAGATCTAATGCCAATCTCCCTTGCTTAGATTAATACtcctttcctttttctcttttctcagtGATATGATTTTATATCTGGAACACTTTACAGAAAATTGGTGACGGAAATGCTCTGCATGCGGTGCCTCAAGGTGCAACCTGTTGGCCCCATCTGCACAACGCCTTCATGTGAAGGATTCCCAATGGCAAAGCATTACTGCAGTATTTGCAAACTTTTCGATGATGAAAGGTAAGCAAAACCCAACAATTCATAAACCAATCAATTTACCATTGGCAGAAACCAAACTTGAGAAGCTTTTCTAACCTTGGGAAACTATTATCTGCCTTCAGGGCTGTTTACCACTGTCCATTCTGCAACCTTTGCCGGGTCGGGGAGGGACTGGGAATTGATTTCTTCCATTGCATGACATGTAACTGTTGCCTAGGGATGAAATTAGTAAACCACAAGTGCCTCGAGAAGAGCCTCGAGACAAATTGCCCCATCTGCTGCGAATTTCTTTTCACATCGAGTGAAGCAGTTAGAGCCTTACCATGTGGTCACTACATGCACTCAGCTTGCTTCCAGGTTTGGAAATCTCTCTTTCTGTTACTAAACTcgtttgtttttgatttatcgCCTTAAATCAGGACACTTACTGTTACTCCGTTGTTTTTTCAGGCTTACACTTGCAGCCACTACACATGTCCAATCTGTGGAAAATCATTAGGAGATATGGCGGTAAGATGATTCCCGCCCTTCAAAAGCGTGATGTGCAAATCACATCACAACAAATATCGTTCACTGAACTTatattctcttttatttcttttgcaaaCTCCACAGGTTTATTTCGGTATGCTTGATGCACTGTTAGCTGCAGAAGAACTCCCAGAAGAATACAAAAATCGCTGTCAGGTGAGAAACACTAAAACTGCTGCTCCTTGAAAATCTCTTTTACTCTTTGTCATTTCATTTCataacacacatacacacaatgTTTCAGGACATTCTATGTAATGACTGTGAACGCAAAGGAACAACACGGTTCCATTGGTTGTACCATAAATGCGGCAGCTGCGGTTCTTACAATACCCGTGTGATCAAGACCGAAACAACTCCCCCAGACTGCTCAACCTCATCCTGAGAACACTGTGAGAGgattcactttcttcttctttttttttttttttttttctctctcttaaatTCGGGTATTACTTTCTGTTTCGCACAACAACAATGTGGAGAAGGTTTGATAATCAAAATGCCCGttgatagaatttttttaaaatttgtatagtCTCCTGAGATATTAAGATTTTGAAAAGAGTCTTATTTAGGTTACCATACATTTTGGCTTTTTGAACAAAGCTAGAACTCGTTTGTTTCTAAAACATCCCAATACCATTTTTTTCACATTCACATTCACATATCCGATATTTGTTTTTCCGTAAGCtgacacttttttttctttctttgaagagTGTAAATAGTTACAGTTTTAATGTAAaacttttatttcttcttacaTTTACTAGTTTTTAAACGTTTACGAGGGAAAATCTATCAGAGTTGGTTAAAAGAAAATGACAGTTTACTACTGTAGTATGTTCATTGCTTTGAATAAGATGggtttagtttgtttgttttttcttcattactaatagaaatcaaacaaaattcgAAAAGCTGACAGAATTAGTCGATCGTAAATAAAATATTCGTtggaacaaaacaaataaactattgATCGGAAATAAGATATTCAATTATAATAGTTGTTGTTGAGTaaagaagtttaaatattaataagaaACAGTTTATATGATCAAGCTAATCCTATTTGCATTTAGTTTGTGATTCTACCAATTGTAAAATGTAACaactaaaatacaaatatttgtaggatattaatttacattttattttgctaCAATACAATTTTATCTGATTGGGCAGAAGAGGTCGACTAATTTTTTGAATAGAAACCGCATTTTATAGTAATCACTAATCAAGTTGTGAAGGATGATTTAGTAACAAGAAGACGGGTCcgggaagaaaaaaataaaaacacaagtaCAACGTTACAATCGCGTCccctaactctctctctctctctctccccgaATAATTCGAACAGAAGAAatataatttcctgagaaatacacaaaaaaacaacgaaggaaaaaaaaaaaaaaaaaaaactttgaactTTTGTTTCAaaggaaaaggagaagaaaaagaaaggaatcttcatcttcttcatcttcttcttcccacggcggagagaaagaaaccaaaaccaatttctcaatttctcataAATTTCACAAATGGAGTTTCCACCTCTACCGGAAAGATCCAAACGCCTCCATAACTTCACCTTACCTTATCTCCGATGGGGTCAGCAAAGATTCCTCCGCTGCGTCAAGCTTCCtcctcaccaccaccaccaccgatcttccccttcttcttcttctcctcctgatCATCATCGTACTAGATCCAACAACGCTGGTGGAGAAGAGCTCACCCTCGATCTCCTCTACGATGCCGGCAACAACAAACCTAAGCAGCTCTCCTCCGTTTTGGGAAATGTTGGAGGAGATGAGAGGAACAACACCAACGGCAGCGGCGATGTTGTTGCTGTTTCTGTTGCAGCTCGGCCGTGGAATTTGAGGACTAGGAGAGCTGCGTGTAACGAACCTGGAGACGAATCAACGAGGATCatcgagtcttcttcttcttcttctcttctactaCGGAGACATGAAATTGGTGGTGGCGTGAAGAGAGGAGGAGGTAGCAGCGAAGATCATATTCATGGTGATGGAGATTTGCACAACAAAGTcaaattctctgtttctttgttgaGAGAAGAAATCGAACAAGACTTCTCTGCCTTAATTGGTAAAAAACCTCCCAGGAGACCAAAGAAGAGACCAAGATTGGTTCAGAAGCAAATCAATGTATGtatatgtcttcttctttctttctttgttcttcacCCTACCGTTCCATTGGtttgctttctttgttttgttgcttagaatttgaatttttgtttttgcagaatCTTTTACCAGGATTGTGGCTAGGAGAAGAAGTAACAGCAGACTCATACGATGTTCCTGAGGCTGTGGAAACATGatatagataaacaaaaaacatatttggGCGGGTCAGCTTCTTTTCTATCCAAGAAAATGtatcaactttgtttttttttctttttctagtcTTGTCATTTTCGATTGtaaaaaggaaggaagaaaaaatatgtaGCAATGTGCTCAGGTTTTTTAGTGATTGAAGCCATTTACTTTGGTTTCCTTTAATATTCTTCTCTTGTTGTAAAAGAGACAACTTCGAGGGGGTTTTTTCTTCCGTTACCAAAGCTAATTGTAATCTCTCCATGGCAATGGAATCATCTCCAGGCTGTTTCTGTTATCAATAATGCAGCTTTCTTACTTCTTTGTTCCCAGACTTAGTTTGTCTTGTTGCCTTACTATTAGCATCCCCCTAGTATCTTTGCTCAGATTATGCGTAAAAAATCTGATCTTGTTGTTTGTGTCAAGAACTTGATGAGAAACAGTGTACGTGCTGTTAGACAACTTTGCAGGGTCAGACCAAGCTTCCCCTTTACCACAACTTTTCACCATTTCCAAGGGGTTTTATGaacagctctctctctctctctggtgaGTCAAGTTTTACAAACTTACTAAGAGTGTTTCATTTATTGAACACCTGATCTGGGACACTTGTTACTATCTGCGGTTAGGTTCTTACATACTGATTCTATGTTTCATTGTTGACTGTTGtaggaataataaaaaaaacaagataatgcAAGGATAATCATATATGCTGATAATGGATCTTCAgaaagctttttcttcttcttgagtgTCCAAACCAGGTCGCAGTTGAAAGCCACGATCAACATGATAAGAAATCTCATTGAAACACTTCAATGTGGCTAATGTTAGCAGTCACCAGCCGGTGAGGCGAGTTGGAGGGTCCATGGTCGATGAGCAGTATCAATTGTGtggaaaacagagaagaaagatagaATACACTGTTTGCTGGGCGCCTAAAGTAGAGGTAATGTAATTTATTCGAATCCTTGAAATCTAATTAGATATTATGTTCTTTTTCTCAGCCATTGTTTCCTGCAGTAGTGGCACACCACATCCATTATTTTAATTGAAGTTTTCAACCTCTAATTCATAGACTAATGCGTTTATTTCAAATGTTTCCAAACATCATGATCATCTAAACCTTTCCTTCATCATAATCTCATGGAAACCTTATTTCCTTTACATCTCCCCCATACACGATTTATCCAACTTTAAATTGCTACGTTACGTGTCTTGACTTTTATCACTTCTCAAGAAGGTTAGTTATCATTTACTCATCAGTTCTCTGGTTCTCAATTGGTTTCactaatttgttttgaaaaccTTAGGAAAACGGACCATCATGATCTGCACGGAGTCAAACCACCAGCGGATTTCGTTTGCTGGTGATCTTGGCCAATCCGACAAAGGACC comes from Camelina sativa cultivar DH55 chromosome 19, Cs, whole genome shotgun sequence and encodes:
- the LOC104765689 gene encoding uncharacterized protein LOC104765689; this translates as MEFPPLPERSKRLHNFTLPYLRWGQQRFLRCVKLPPHHHHHRSSPSSSSPPDHHRTRSNNAGGEELTLDLLYDAGNNKPKQLSSVLGNVGGDERNNTNGSGDVVAVSVAARPWNLRTRRAACNEPGDESTRIIESSSSSSLLLRRHEIGGGVKRGGGSSEDHIHGDGDLHNKVKFSVSLLREEIEQDFSALIGKKPPRRPKKRPRLVQKQINNLLPGLWLGEEVTADSYDVPEAVET
- the LOC104765688 gene encoding uncharacterized protein LOC104765688, which codes for MATPLPDFEAARGGGGVASSTTTVLTSSVSSSRPSPVANSFSEDAQEISPILIFLFFHKAVCSELEALHRLALEFATGHHVDLRLLRERYRSLRSIYKHHCNAEDEVIFSALDIRVKNVAQTYSLEHKGESTLFDHLFELLNSATETDESYRRELARCTGALQTSVSQHLAKEQKQVFPLLIEKFKYEEQAYIVWRFLCSIPVNMLAVFLPWISSSISIEESKEMQTCLRKIVPGEKLLQQVIFTWLGGKSDTVASCRIEDSMFQCCLDSSSSMLPCKASRAQCACEGSKVGKRKYPELTKFDSFDAQMHPIDEIKLWHKSINKEMKEIADEARKIQLSGDFSDLSAFDERLQYIAEVCIFHSLAEDKIIFPAVDGEFSFSEEHDEEENQFNEFRCLIENIKSAGACSTSAAEFYTKLCSHADQIMETIQRHFHNEEIQVLPLARKNFSFKRQQELLYQSLCIMPLRLIERVLPWLTASLTEEEAKNFLRNLHAGAPKSDVALVTLFSGWACKGRKAGECLSPNGNGLCPAKTLSNIKEVNLQSCNGCTSAPCASKSIQSCCQHQDERPAKRTAVLSCEKKATTHSSEVANGCKPSENGRSCCVPDLGVNNNCLELGSLPAAKAMRSSSLNSAAPALNSSLFIWEMDSNSFGTGHSERPVATIFKFHKAISKDLEFLDVESGKLIDCDETFIRQFIGRFHLLWGFYKAHSNAEDDILFPALESKETLHNVSHSYTLDHKQEEKLFGDIYSVLTELSILHEKLQSDSMMADIAQTDTVQTDINNGDFKKKYNELATKLQGMCKSIKITLDQHIFLEELELWPLFDKHFSIQEQDKIVGRIIGTTGAEVLQSMLPWVTSALSEDEQNRMMDTWKQATKNTMFDEWLNECWKGSPDSSSTETSKPSPQKDNDHQEILDQTGELFKPGWKDIFRMNQNELEAEIRKVYQDSTLDPRRKDYLVQNWRTSRWIAAQQKLPKETETALNGDVELGCSPSFRDPEKQIYGCEHYKRNCKLRAACCDQLFTCRFCHDKVSDHSMDRKLVTEMLCMRCLKVQPVGPICTTPSCEGFPMAKHYCSICKLFDDERAVYHCPFCNLCRVGEGLGIDFFHCMTCNCCLGMKLVNHKCLEKSLETNCPICCEFLFTSSEAVRALPCGHYMHSACFQAYTCSHYTCPICGKSLGDMAVYFGMLDALLAAEELPEEYKNRCQDILCNDCERKGTTRFHWLYHKCGSCGSYNTRVIKTETTPPDCSTSS